One Brassica oleracea var. oleracea cultivar TO1000 chromosome C7, BOL, whole genome shotgun sequence genomic window carries:
- the LOC106303406 gene encoding protein BOBBER 2-like — translation MATISEMQEEKPSLPFNASFDPSNPLGFLEKVLGFIGKESDFLLKDTADKEIASAVTAAKKRLREAEEEKEILKPLEKKLKEESVPIEVEKLKKEGLKPTELIEVEKLRKESLEPTEPIEVEKLKKESLKPTEPIEVEKPKEREFTFGAIPNKWWNVTLGEVPNKGNGLDFEKYSWTQDHEEVTITIPVPSGTNPRYVTCEFNTYRLKVCLQGGQHTIIDGALFGAVKPNDCFWYLEDEKVIWVLLRKQGWHGWWKYCMKGEPEIDTQRVDRKSSKLDDLDPETRSKVEKMMFDERQKHDLKKKSMSQYDSLGMCTERRFRMNLTNKPKY, via the coding sequence ATGGCGACCATCTCCGAGATGCAGGAGGAGAAACCCTCGTTGCCGTTTAACGCAAGCTTTGACCCTTCAAACCCACTAGGGTTTTTGGAGAAAGTCCTTGGCTTTATTGGGAAAGAGAGCGACTTTCTGTTGAAAGACACAGCGGATAAAGAGATCGCCAGTGCTGTTACGGCTGCGAAGAAGAGGTTGAGGGAAGCCGAGGAGGAGAAAGAGATCTTGAAGCCCCTTGAGAAGAAGCTGAAGGAGGAGAGTGTGCCCATTGAGGTAGAGAAGCTGAAGAAGGAAGGCTTGAAGCCTACGGAACTCATTGAGGTAGAGAAGCTGAGGAAGGAAAGCTTGGAGCCTACGGAACCCATTGAGGTAGAGAAGCTGAAGAAGGAAAGTTTGAAGCCTACGGAACCTATTGAGGTAGAGAAGCCTAAGGAGAGAGAGTTCACGTTTGGTGCCATTCCTAACAAATGGTGGAATGTCACGCTTGGTGAAGTTCCTAACAAAGGGAATGGGCTTGATTTTGAGAAATACTCATGGACACAGGATCACGAGGAGGTCACAATCACCATCCCAGTACCTAGCGGCACCAATCCACGGTATGTTACCTGTGAATTCAACACGTACCGTCTGAAAGTTTGTCTCCAAGGGGGGCAACATACAATCATAGATGGAGCACTCTTCGGTGCTGTGAAGCCTAACGACTGCTTCTGGTATCTCGAGGATGAAAAGGTCATATGGGTGCTCTTGAGAAAGCAAGGCTGGCATGGGTGGTGGAAATATTGTATGAAAGGGGAGCCTGAGATTGACACTCAGAGAGTTGACCGGAAGAGCAGTAAACTGGATGATCTCGACCCGGAGACTCGCAGTAAAGTTGAGAAGATGATGTTTGATGAAAGGCAGAAGCATGATTTGAAGAAGAAGTCCATGTCTCAGTATGATTCTCTAGGAATGTGCACAGAACGAAGGTTCAGGATGAATCTTACGAATAAGCCTAAGTACTAA
- the LOC106304048 gene encoding protein BOBBER 2-like, giving the protein MAIISEMQEEKPSLPFNASLDPSNPLGFLEKVLDFIGKESDFLLKDTAEKEIASAVTAAKKRLGEAKEEEKESLKPLEKKLKEESSQPMEVEKPKKEHLKPTEPMEVEEKKAGPIVPNKGNGLDFETYSWTQNLQEVTITIPVPSGTKPRSVTCEIKKNRLKVGLKGQEPTIDGEFFNAVKPDDCFWNIEDQKLISVLLTKQDQMEWWKCCVKGEPEIDTQKVEPESSKLSDLDPETRSTVEKMMFDQRQKQMGLPTSDEMEKKDMMKKFMSQHPEMDFSNAKFN; this is encoded by the exons ATGGCGATCATCTCTGAGATGCAGGAAGAGAAACCCTCGTTGCCGTTCAATGCAAGTCTTGACCCTTCAAACCCACTAGGGTTTTTGGAGAAAGTCCTCGACTTTATTGGGAAAGAGAGCGACTTTCTGTTGAAAGACACGGCGGAGAAGGAGATCGCCAGTGCTGTTACGGCCGCAAAGAAGAGGCTGGGGGAAGCCAAGGAGGAGGAGAAAGAGAGCTTGAAACCCCTTGAGAAGAAGCTGAAAGAGGAGAGTAGTCAGCCCATGGAGGTGGAGAAGCCGAAGAAGGAGCACTTGAAGCCTACAGAGCCCATGGAGGTGGAGGAGAAGAAAGCAGGTCCCATCG TTCCTAACAAAGGGAATGGTCTTGATTTCGAGACATACTCGTGGACACAGAATCTCCAGGAAGTCACAATCACCATTCCAGTTCCTAGCGGCACTAAACCACGCTCAGTTACCTGTGAGATCAAGAAGAACCGTCTTAAAGTTGGTCTCAAGGGGCAAGAACCAACCATAGACGGAGAATTCTTCAACGCTGTGAAGCCTGACGACTGCTTCTGGAACATCGAGGATCAGAAGCTCATATCGGTGCTCTTGACCAAGCAAGACCAGATGGAGTGGTGGAAATGCTGTGTGAAGGGGGAGCCTGAGATTGACACTCAGAAAGTTGAGCCGGAGAGCAGCAAACTGTCTGATCTTGATCCGGAGACTCGCAGTACGGTTGAGAAGATGATGTTTGATCAAAGGCAGAAGCAGATGGGACTCCCGACGAGTGATGAGATGGAGAAGAAAGATATGATGAAGAAGTTTATGTCTCAGCATCCTGAGATGGACTTCTCTAATGCAAAGTTTAACTAA